In the Propionispora hippei DSM 15287 genome, ATCCCGGCACAGCAAGATATATTTATACGTTTTTAAAAAGCTTTTAACATCTTCTTCCGGCAAAGGTTTACTGGCAAAATATCCCTGGAAAGTATCACAACAGTATTCAGTTAGCAACCTGGCCTGATCTTGGGTCTCCACTCCTTCCGCCACCACAGATAAGCCAAACATATGAGCTAACTTAATAATGGCTTCCGTGATATTATTGTGGCGATTGGTTTCGCTAATATCATCAATAAAAGACTTGTCAATCTTTACAGCATGAATAGGTAAATTCTTAAGATAGCTCAAAGAAGAATAGCCTGTCCCAAAATCATCCAATTCAATATACATTCCGAAATTTTTTAAGCTATCTAATTTGCCCACCGAAGCTGTAAAGGATTCCATAAGCAGACTTTCCGTAATCTCCAGACCAATCATTTGCGGAGGAATATTCGCCTGTTCAATAATACTCTTTACTTTTTCAACAAAATCCGTTTGCATTAATTGAACACTGGACAAATTGACCGATATGCGAAGCTCCGGATACTGTTCATATAAACGGGAAGCAAAATCGCAGGCCTCCTGCAACACCCAGTACCCAATGGACACAATCAACCCCATTTCTTCGGCCAACCGAATAAAACGTAACGGAGAAACCATACCTAGGTGTGGATTGTTCCAACGAATCAAAGCTTCCAACCCGCTGATACGCCCTGTCACCATGTCAATTTTCGGCTGATAATGGAGCAAGAACTCTTTATTTACCATCGCCGATCTTAAATATGTCCCCAATACCGTCTTTTCCGCAATTTCATTGCTAATGGCATGATCAAACATCTTATACGTGTTTCGTCCACTGGTTTTTGCTTTATGCATAGCGGCATGGGCGTGCTTCAATAATTCATCGGCGGTAGTCCCATCGGCTGGATATTCGGCAACACCCACGCTAACGGTGAGATAAAAAGAGTTCTCCCCTAAATGTAGTGGGGTTTTAAAAACATCCATAATCTTCTGAGCCAGTGTCGCCGGCGATATACCCGTTTCAGGCCGGTCGAGCAACATAATGAATTCGTCTGCACCATATCGACAGAGGAAACTGCCCGGAAGATTTACGTTCTTCAGCATCCGCGCCACTTCGGCCAGACAGCGATCTCCGTAAGAGTGTCCAAACGTATCGTTGATAAAGTTAAAATAGTCAACATCAATAAAAAAAACTAACCCTTTTGCGTCACTACCACAGAGTACGTCTTCCAGACGCTCATTAAATGTCACTCGATTGGGCAATCCGGTTATAGGGTCAAAATAGGCAAGTTCTTCTATGCGCAATAAATTTTGTTTGTTTTCTGTTATATCTGTCAGTGAGCCGGCAAAACGCAGAAGAACACCATCGGCGTCATACAAGGCTTTCCCTCGCGCAAAAATCCATTTATATTC is a window encoding:
- a CDS encoding two-component system response regulator, coding for MMETMQPPKQILLVEDDVLHKELISRAFEGIADMVLFWVDTLDKAKRQIAQKQPDLVIADWRLTDGSGIDLITSAQAHFPVILMTSYGNEELAVRSMKAGVADYLVKSPEAFENLPNNARRALREWDNILARQKAERALRESEERYRLASEGANDVIWDYDPTSRNIYFSGRWIDIFQIKEGVSWCTYREILRYIHPDDRKKVIHKWKSHLSGTSDFFTCEYRIAVKNCEYKWIFARGKALYDADGVLLRFAGSLTDITENKQNLLRIEELAYFDPITGLPNRVTFNERLEDVLCGSDAKGLVFFIDVDYFNFINDTFGHSYGDRCLAEVARMLKNVNLPGSFLCRYGADEFIMLLDRPETGISPATLAQKIMDVFKTPLHLGENSFYLTVSVGVAEYPADGTTADELLKHAHAAMHKAKTSGRNTYKMFDHAISNEIAEKTVLGTYLRSAMVNKEFLLHYQPKIDMVTGRISGLEALIRWNNPHLGMVSPLRFIRLAEEMGLIVSIGYWVLQEACDFASRLYEQYPELRISVNLSSVQLMQTDFVEKVKSIIEQANIPPQMIGLEITESLLMESFTASVGKLDSLKNFGMYIELDDFGTGYSSLSYLKNLPIHAVKIDKSFIDDISETNRHNNITEAIIKLAHMFGLSVVAEGVETQDQARLLTEYCCDTFQGYFASKPLPEEDVKSFLKTYKYILLCRD